The DNA segment AGTATCAATTTTCATGCCGGGTTGTATATAACCTGTCTCATTATCAGAATGTTATATATTCAATATTTACCATGAAACCAATATTCACTGAAAAGCTTCTAGACTGGAATAAAAGCCAAAATACCCGCTCTATGCCCTGGAAAGGAGAAAAGGATCCTTACAAAATATGGCTGAGCGAGATCATTTTACAGCAAACAAGAGTAGAACAGGGACTGGCCTATTATGAAAGATTTATCGTTGCATTTCCTACGATAGAAGATCTTGCCAAAGCACCTGAGAAAAAAGTATTTAAGTTGTGGGAAGGATTGGGTTATTATACACGTTGCAGAAATCTTATCGCTACTGCACAGAAAGTAGTGAAGGAGTATAAAGGAAAATTTCCTTCTACGTATGATGCCATTAAAGAGTTGAAAGGTATTGGGCCCTACACGGCTGCTGCCATTGCCTCTTTTGCTTTTAATGAACCCAAAGCTGTTGTAGATGGTAATGTACAGCGTGTGATAGCCCGTTATTTTGGTATTTCCACACCTATTGATACTACAGCAGGAAAGAAGCTGTACCAGGAGCTGGCAACGGCCTTATTGGATATGGAGATGCCAGGCATTTATAACCAGGCGATCATGGATTTTGGCGCTGTGATCTGCAAGCCGCAAAACCCTTTGTGCACGGTCTGCCCCCAACAAACCGATTGTGAAGCGTTTAAACACGATCTTGTAAAGCAATTACCAGTTAAGGAAAAGAGCCTGTCGAAGAAAGAGCGCTGGTTCTATTATTTTATCATCCGGTATGAAGACCGGTTCTATATCCGGCAACGGGCAGATAAAGATATCTGGCAAGACCTGCATGAGTTTGTTTTGTATGAAGCCACTGCTGCTGTGCAGGAGACTTTCCAGGACCTGACGTTCTTAAAGAAGTTATTAGGCAAGCAATCATATTCGGTCAGTCATATTAGTAAAGTTTATCATCAGCAGCTTACCCACCAGCTTATTCATGGACAGTTTATCACTGTTACGACGCAGAAGCCTGTAGCTGCATTAAAGGATTATGTATTGATTGATAAAAAACAATTAAAACAGTATGCTTTCCCACGCATGATCAATACTTTCCTGGAGGAGAAGTCGTCGCTGGCACAATTATTTTAAGTTTTTTAACTGTGCCGGAATGCCCCCATATTAACACTTAGGGGGCTAAAAAAATGGAATAATATCTGCAAAAAAAATTAACTTTAAGAGTAAATAAAACCGGTAGACGATTTCTAACAATAAACTTACCATTTATGAGAGGCGTTAACAGGGTTATGCTCATTGGCAATTTAGGAAGAGACCCGGATGTACAGTACCTGGAAGGTAATATTGCAGTGGCTAAGTTTCCATTGGCTACCACAGAAACATTCAAGGACAGGGCAGGCAAGCTGATTTCCCAGACCGAATGGCATACGGTTGTGTTGTGGAGGGGATTGGCAGAGCTGGCCCAGAAATACCTGCACAAAGGGAGTTTAGTGTATATAGAAGGCCGCCTCCGCACACGTAGCTGGGAAGATAAGGAAGGCAATAAGAAGTTTGCTACTGAGGTGGTGGGCGATAACCTGATTATGCTGGACAAGAGAACGGATGGCGCCGGCCACCATGGACAACATCCAAATACACATGGCGAGAATATAGAAGGATTTAATGCCGATGTTCCTCCCCTGGGCGAACCTTCACAGGACCTGCCTTTTTAAGCGCTGATTCATGGATTAACGCTGATCTTGCTGATTAAACGCGGGCTAAGAACAGCGATACCCCCCAAATCCATTTTGATCATTCCAGCCCATGATAATATTTTTGCACAAAATCAGTTTATTACAGGCAGGCCCATTGACCTGCCTTTCTGATTCGGCACCCAGGAATGTGGCCGACCTTTGTTGATCGATCATTGTTAACAAAAACCAATTGCTTTGGATAATCCTTTCCCGTGTTTATTGTCTGGCAATGTATGGCAGCCCGTATTATTGGCGGTGAACGTACAAGCCACTACCATATTGTCTGCAGTGGTATTATTCCTGTTACTGATCTCTTTTTTTATTTCAGGGGCCAAGGTGGCCTTTTTTTCCCTTACCTACCGGGATGTGAATATGCTTAAAACGAAGCAGGATTCCGGCTGGAAACGCATTGCCAACCTGCTGGAAGAGCCAAGGGTATTACAGGCATCCCTGGTGATCGCCAATACCCTGATCAATATTGCCATTATTATCCTGGCCAGCTTCCTGATAGACCCCATTTTCACTTTTAAACAGGATGGCTGGTTTGTACAGTTCCTGGTATATGCCATTAAGGTGGTGGTGATCACTGCGGTGCTTGTTTTATTCGGGGAAATATTGCCCAAGGTAAGGGCCAACCAGAATAACCTCCGCTCGGCCTATGAATCCTCTTTCCTGGTAGAAGTGATCTATTACCTTTTCAAACGGATGGCCGGCTGGCTGGTACATTTGTCAGACCGGGTAGAGAAGGTATTTGGCGGCAGGGCTTCCCGCGCTTATGTACAGAAACAACTGGAAGAAGAGATACGGTCCACCATCCATGAAGAAGAAGAACAACGCATACTGGCAGGTATTCACAAGTTTGCCAATATCACGGTAAAGCAGGTCATGCGCACCCGGCTGGATGTAAGCGGCGTGGAGCATGGCATTAGCTTTAAGGCGCTGAAGAAGGTGGTGGAAGAGCTGCATTATTCACGCCTGCCGGTATATAAAGGCAACCTGGATACTATTGAAGGGATTGTCCATACCAAAGACCTGATCACGCACCTGAATGAACCGGATGATTTTGAATGGCAAACCCTGTTGCGGCCGCCTTATTTTGTACATGAACAAAAGTATATAGAGGACCTGCTGACTGAGTTTCAGGGCAAGCGGATCCACTTTGCGGTGGTAGTGGATGAGTTTGGCGGCACGAGCGGCATTATTACCCTGGAAGATATCCTGGAAGAGATTATTGGTGAGATCAGGGATGAATTTGATGAAGAAGAAAGCGGCAATAAGAAGATTGATGACGCCACGTATATTTTTGAAGGTCGCACAATGATCCATGATGTTTGCCGTATTATGAACCTGCCTGCAGATACGTTTGAACAGGTAAAAGGCGACAGCGATTCCCTGGCGGGATTG comes from the Paraflavitalea devenefica genome and includes:
- a CDS encoding single-stranded DNA-binding protein; this translates as MRGVNRVMLIGNLGRDPDVQYLEGNIAVAKFPLATTETFKDRAGKLISQTEWHTVVLWRGLAELAQKYLHKGSLVYIEGRLRTRSWEDKEGNKKFATEVVGDNLIMLDKRTDGAGHHGQHPNTHGENIEGFNADVPPLGEPSQDLPF
- the mutY gene encoding A/G-specific adenine glycosylase, producing the protein MKPIFTEKLLDWNKSQNTRSMPWKGEKDPYKIWLSEIILQQTRVEQGLAYYERFIVAFPTIEDLAKAPEKKVFKLWEGLGYYTRCRNLIATAQKVVKEYKGKFPSTYDAIKELKGIGPYTAAAIASFAFNEPKAVVDGNVQRVIARYFGISTPIDTTAGKKLYQELATALLDMEMPGIYNQAIMDFGAVICKPQNPLCTVCPQQTDCEAFKHDLVKQLPVKEKSLSKKERWFYYFIIRYEDRFYIRQRADKDIWQDLHEFVLYEATAAVQETFQDLTFLKKLLGKQSYSVSHISKVYHQQLTHQLIHGQFITVTTQKPVAALKDYVLIDKKQLKQYAFPRMINTFLEEKSSLAQLF
- the gldE gene encoding gliding motility-associated protein GldE: MDNPFPCLLSGNVWQPVLLAVNVQATTILSAVVLFLLLISFFISGAKVAFFSLTYRDVNMLKTKQDSGWKRIANLLEEPRVLQASLVIANTLINIAIIILASFLIDPIFTFKQDGWFVQFLVYAIKVVVITAVLVLFGEILPKVRANQNNLRSAYESSFLVEVIYYLFKRMAGWLVHLSDRVEKVFGGRASRAYVQKQLEEEIRSTIHEEEEQRILAGIHKFANITVKQVMRTRLDVSGVEHGISFKALKKVVEELHYSRLPVYKGNLDTIEGIVHTKDLITHLNEPDDFEWQTLLRPPYFVHEQKYIEDLLTEFQGKRIHFAVVVDEFGGTSGIITLEDILEEIIGEIRDEFDEEESGNKKIDDATYIFEGRTMIHDVCRIMNLPADTFEQVKGDSDSLAGLILEFSGEIPKAEDVIVIGDFEFTILEIDRNRIKKVKVTIKPGTV